In Crocosphaera sp. UHCC 0190, a genomic segment contains:
- the rimP gene encoding ribosome maturation factor RimP, which produces MTHPLIPQIIDLATPIVQEMGLEVVDAVFQTNKRPPVLRIDIRNLTSDTSLDDCVKVSRVLETMLDEAEVIPWAYVLEISSPGISRQLNSDRDFIAFKGFAVIVKTNAPYLEQTEWRGQLRGRDSEAIYINQKGRAIAIPRSLIAHVQLDD; this is translated from the coding sequence ATGACCCATCCTTTGATTCCCCAAATTATCGATTTAGCCACCCCCATCGTCCAAGAAATGGGGTTAGAAGTGGTGGACGCGGTTTTTCAAACCAACAAACGCCCCCCCGTTCTACGGATTGATATTCGCAACCTAACCAGTGATACTAGCTTAGACGACTGCGTAAAAGTCAGTCGGGTCTTAGAAACCATGCTAGATGAAGCTGAGGTCATTCCGTGGGCTTATGTACTAGAGATTTCGAGTCCAGGAATTTCTCGACAACTGAACAGCGATCGGGACTTCATTGCCTTTAAAGGATTTGCCGTTATTGTCAAAACCAACGCCCCCTACTTAGAGCAAACAGAATGGCGAGGTCAACTCCGGGGGCGAGACTCAGAAGCCATTTATATCAACCAAAAAGGGCGAGCGATCGCCATTCCCCGTTCCTTAATCGCCCATGTCCAACTCGATGACTAA
- a CDS encoding YlxR family protein, with protein MKPNYRRCISCRKVAPKEAFWRIVRVYPSRQVQLDQGMGRSAYLCPQESCLRLASKKNRLGRALKASPPDSIYQQLWGRLEKIETETSSS; from the coding sequence ATGAAGCCCAATTATCGACGTTGTATCAGTTGCCGTAAAGTTGCTCCCAAAGAAGCATTTTGGCGAATTGTGCGAGTCTATCCATCTCGGCAGGTACAATTAGATCAGGGAATGGGAAGATCTGCCTATTTGTGTCCTCAAGAAAGTTGTTTGCGGCTTGCCAGCAAAAAAAATCGCTTAGGACGGGCCCTCAAAGCCTCGCCCCCCGATAGTATTTATCAGCAATTGTGGGGGCGTTTAGAGAAAATAGAAACAGAGACTTCCTCAAGTTAG
- the nusA gene encoding transcription termination factor NusA, with protein MSLVSLPGLTRMIEEISQRHNLPKPAVQEALREALLKGYERFRRSQSLDRQQFHDDYFDNFEVELDTEEEGFRILSTKKIVEAVDNTDHHISLEEVQEVAAEAQLGDEVVLDVTPEQRDFGRMAAIQTKQVLLQKLRDQQRKLIQEEFNELEGTVLNARVLRFERQDVIVAVQSAFGQPEVEAALPKREQLPNDNYRANAAFKVLLKKVREGSHRGPQLIVSRAAAGLVVDMFTVEVPEIEEEIVRIVAVSREANPPSRHVGPRTKIAVDTLERDVDPVGACIGARGSRIQAVVNELRGEKIDVIRWSPDPATYIANALSPARVDQVVLINPDERHAIVLVAEDQLSLAIGKEGQNVRLAARLTGWKIDIKDVVAYQAELEKQKQRVLEEEEELTDEWEQPEEMSEILTSSLSEAE; from the coding sequence ATGTCTCTCGTTAGTTTACCCGGCTTAACTCGTATGATTGAAGAAATTAGCCAACGGCACAATTTACCCAAACCCGCCGTTCAAGAAGCCTTACGAGAAGCTCTTTTAAAAGGATATGAAAGGTTTCGCCGTTCCCAAAGCCTAGATCGTCAACAATTCCATGACGACTACTTTGATAACTTTGAAGTCGAACTAGATACCGAAGAAGAAGGGTTTCGCATTTTATCAACCAAAAAAATTGTCGAAGCCGTTGATAACACCGATCATCATATTTCCCTAGAAGAAGTCCAAGAAGTCGCGGCTGAGGCCCAACTTGGGGATGAAGTCGTCTTAGATGTCACCCCTGAACAAAGGGACTTTGGGCGCATGGCCGCCATTCAAACCAAACAAGTCCTCCTACAAAAACTCAGAGATCAACAGCGAAAACTGATTCAAGAGGAATTCAATGAACTTGAAGGCACGGTTCTCAATGCCAGAGTGTTGCGATTTGAACGACAAGACGTGATCGTCGCCGTTCAAAGTGCCTTTGGTCAACCCGAAGTAGAAGCCGCCTTACCCAAAAGGGAACAGTTACCCAACGACAACTATCGGGCCAATGCCGCCTTTAAAGTCCTACTCAAAAAAGTTCGAGAAGGTTCCCATCGTGGGCCACAATTAATTGTCTCCCGCGCGGCGGCGGGGTTAGTGGTGGATATGTTCACCGTGGAAGTCCCCGAAATAGAAGAAGAAATCGTGCGGATAGTCGCCGTTTCTCGTGAAGCAAACCCCCCCTCTCGTCATGTCGGCCCCAGAACCAAAATTGCGGTTGATACCCTAGAGAGAGATGTTGATCCGGTTGGGGCTTGTATTGGGGCTAGGGGATCACGCATTCAAGCCGTAGTCAATGAACTCAGGGGAGAAAAAATCGATGTCATTCGTTGGTCACCCGATCCAGCCACCTACATCGCCAATGCCCTCAGTCCCGCCAGAGTTGATCAAGTCGTGTTAATTAATCCTGATGAGCGTCATGCCATTGTGTTGGTAGCAGAAGATCAGTTAAGCTTAGCCATTGGTAAAGAAGGACAAAACGTCAGATTAGCCGCCCGTTTAACCGGATGGAAAATTGATATCAAAGATGTCGTTGCCTATCAAGCTGAACTCGAAAAACAAAAACAGCGCGTCCTAGAGGAAGAGGAGGAATTAACTGATGAGTGGGAACAACCCGAAGAAATGTCAGAAATCTTAACCTCATCTCTCAGTGAAGCCGAATAG
- a CDS encoding MFS transporter: MPVSNSETTSTTESPMDRPPIPKKSPRQGFAPVLDNPRFLTLWVGQVFSQLADKIYLVLMIALIAGNFQGENQPISGWVSAIMIAFTIPAVLFGSLAGVYVDRWSKKGVLVISNLIRAAFVFIIPPLLWLCQDDTVAITVAWLPDWLRRWQHQTQDVFFLPLGFLVLLVMTFIDSTITQFFAPAEQATISLIVKRRHLLSANSLFTTTMMAMTIIGFAIGEPLLELAANMANTINLSWEEGKASVVGFSYLIAGLILSFLRTGEKREHYEKERPHVFDDIKDGISYLSNNYRVRNALIQLVILFSIFAALSVLAVRMAETIPGMKAEQFGFLLATGGLGMAFGAAILGNWGQRFRNHQLGLWGSIGMAVSLVGLSLGTSSLWITLLMTTFLGLFAAFVGVPMQTIIQSETPVDMRGKVFGLQNNAVNIALSLPLALAGIAETLVGLPPVLLGLGVMAIAGGVLTWFIGLKD; the protein is encoded by the coding sequence ATGCCAGTTTCTAATTCTGAAACCACTTCCACCACAGAAAGCCCTATGGATCGCCCCCCCATCCCCAAAAAATCCCCCCGTCAAGGATTTGCCCCTGTATTGGATAATCCTCGATTTTTAACTCTTTGGGTTGGTCAAGTCTTTTCCCAACTTGCGGATAAAATATATTTGGTGTTGATGATTGCCTTAATTGCGGGTAACTTTCAAGGGGAAAATCAACCCATCAGTGGTTGGGTATCAGCCATTATGATTGCCTTTACCATTCCTGCTGTTTTATTTGGTTCTTTGGCCGGGGTTTATGTAGATCGTTGGTCAAAAAAAGGGGTTTTAGTCATTTCTAACCTAATTCGGGCCGCCTTTGTGTTTATTATTCCCCCGTTATTATGGTTATGCCAAGATGATACCGTAGCGATTACGGTGGCTTGGTTGCCTGACTGGTTGCGACGTTGGCAACATCAAACCCAAGATGTGTTTTTCTTGCCCCTGGGTTTCTTAGTTTTATTAGTAATGACTTTTATTGATTCCACGATTACTCAATTTTTTGCCCCTGCTGAACAGGCTACCATTTCCCTTATTGTTAAACGTCGTCATCTACTATCAGCTAATTCTCTATTTACTACAACCATGATGGCCATGACCATTATTGGTTTTGCAATTGGAGAACCTTTGTTAGAATTAGCAGCAAATATGGCTAACACGATTAATCTTTCTTGGGAAGAAGGCAAAGCTTCCGTGGTGGGATTTTCCTATTTAATCGCGGGGTTAATTTTATCTTTCTTGAGAACAGGAGAAAAGCGGGAACATTACGAAAAAGAACGTCCCCATGTTTTTGATGATATTAAAGATGGGATTAGTTATTTAAGCAATAATTATCGGGTACGCAATGCCTTAATTCAGTTGGTCATTCTGTTTTCCATTTTTGCTGCCTTATCGGTTTTAGCTGTCCGTATGGCTGAAACAATTCCGGGAATGAAAGCGGAACAATTTGGCTTTTTACTGGCAACGGGTGGCTTAGGAATGGCCTTTGGGGCGGCAATTTTAGGGAATTGGGGGCAACGTTTTCGGAATCATCAATTAGGATTATGGGGATCAATTGGGATGGCTGTGTCTTTGGTAGGATTATCCTTGGGGACTTCGAGTCTCTGGATAACCTTACTGATGACCACTTTTTTAGGGCTATTTGCGGCGTTTGTCGGGGTTCCCATGCAAACTATCATTCAATCAGAAACTCCCGTCGATATGCGGGGTAAAGTCTTTGGGTTACAAAATAATGCGGTTAATATTGCGTTGTCTTTACCCTTAGCTTTAGCAGGGATTGCCGAAACTTTGGTCGGGTTGCCACCTGTATTATTGGGGTTGGGGGTAATGGCGATCGCAGGTGGGGTATTAACTTGGTTTATTGGGTTAAAAGATTGA
- the surE gene encoding 5'/3'-nucleotidase SurE — protein MTFILTNDDGIDAPGIRALSNALGGQGIIVAPKEPHSGCGHRVTTHKPIHLDKRSPTEYAVDGTPADCTRIALKHIETETKWVLSGINAGGNLGVDVYISGTVAAVREAAMHGVPGIAISHWIKQPLIIDWGLATKWTEKVLETLWNIPLKPGSFWNVNLPHLEIGSPDPEIVFCEGSTHPLPVNYRVEDDYFYYYGEYAKRQRTEGTDVDVCFAGNIAVTLIKL, from the coding sequence ATGACCTTTATTTTAACAAATGATGATGGCATTGATGCCCCTGGAATTCGTGCTTTATCCAATGCTTTAGGGGGTCAAGGAATTATTGTGGCCCCGAAAGAACCTCATTCCGGTTGTGGTCATCGTGTCACCACTCATAAACCCATTCATTTAGATAAGCGTTCCCCGACAGAATATGCAGTCGATGGCACACCTGCAGACTGTACTCGTATTGCTTTAAAACATATTGAAACAGAAACAAAATGGGTTTTATCGGGCATTAATGCAGGGGGGAATTTAGGGGTTGATGTTTATATTTCGGGAACCGTTGCAGCAGTCAGAGAAGCAGCAATGCACGGGGTTCCAGGAATTGCCATTTCTCATTGGATTAAACAACCCTTAATAATTGATTGGGGATTAGCCACAAAATGGACAGAAAAGGTGTTAGAAACTCTTTGGAATATTCCCCTGAAACCTGGTAGTTTTTGGAATGTTAATCTGCCTCATTTAGAAATAGGTTCTCCTGACCCAGAAATTGTATTTTGTGAAGGCAGTACCCATCCCTTACCAGTTAATTATCGTGTTGAAGATGATTATTTTTATTATTATGGAGAATATGCCAAAAGACAGCGAACAGAAGGTACAGATGTCGATGTTTGTTTTGCCGGAAATATTGCCGTAACTTTGATTAAGTTGTAA
- a CDS encoding DUF751 family protein, producing the protein MGEFFDNVSRYPRYLISFSLGVFWSFFEWIRPLFKNPVTAIAMSGIVVGVFSLLYFTLKAMLGLSTV; encoded by the coding sequence ATGGGAGAATTTTTTGACAACGTTTCACGCTACCCCCGTTATCTGATTAGCTTTTCTTTGGGGGTCTTTTGGTCATTTTTTGAATGGATTAGACCCTTATTTAAAAATCCGGTTACTGCGATCGCTATGAGTGGCATTGTAGTCGGGGTCTTTTCTCTGCTTTATTTTACCTTAAAGGCAATGTTGGGATTATCAACAGTTTAG
- a CDS encoding DUF29 domain-containing protein: MSQTISKLTYERDYHQWSIEQAKALRELVNTHQELKHLENVDWDNIIEEIEALGRSEYNAVVSLLIRQIEHRLKIDYVPLPECRNKWKSEVVAFKKNMKRKIAPSMKPKLQKEFSEIYQDAVEIVESEYEISLPSQCPYTLEDLLP; encoded by the coding sequence ATGAGCCAGACAATATCGAAATTGACTTACGAGAGAGATTACCATCAATGGTCAATAGAACAAGCCAAGGCGTTACGAGAGCTTGTGAATACCCATCAGGAATTGAAACATTTAGAGAACGTAGACTGGGACAATATTATTGAGGAGATCGAAGCTTTGGGACGTAGTGAATATAATGCAGTGGTCAGCTTGCTCATCAGACAAATTGAACACCGTTTAAAGATTGACTATGTTCCTTTACCTGAATGCCGTAACAAGTGGAAGTCTGAGGTTGTCGCTTTTAAAAAGAATATGAAGCGTAAAATAGCACCCAGTATGAAACCCAAGCTTCAAAAAGAGTTTTCAGAAATTTATCAAGATGCCGTTGAAATTGTCGAGTCCGAATATGAAATCAGCTTACCTAGCCAATGCCCTTATACTTTAGAGGATCTACTCCCCTAA
- a CDS encoding glycoside hydrolase family 10 protein, with product MAQNLFDRGADALVIFSRLWGRQTWFIFLILFGLYLTLIPFTWPNIAQARNQPTEIRGVWLTNIDSDVLFDKNSLTEGINTLSQLNFNTLYPTVWNWGYTLYPSTVAESVIGQKLDPTEGLQGRDILQETIEQGHKKGMAVIPWFEFGFMAPADSELAKRHDQWLTNRQDGSKIWLEGNVHQRVWLNPFHPEVQGFITQLITELVTNYDIDGIQVDDHFGIPFDFGYDDFTVKLYQQEHNGQLPPKPPANLKMGSNNCMVNDAAWTEWTQWRANKITDYMGELFTAIKAANPKVIVSVSPNPQTFSANCFLLDWQTWQQKGLIEELVLQVYRENLRDFQREINSPEVQQAKANIPFGVGVLSGLKGRPVSMNKISEQVAASRKQKLAGVSFFFYESLWNFGPKSPKERQFMFKQIFPTLVSRPSINP from the coding sequence ATGGCACAAAATCTTTTTGATCGGGGTGCTGATGCCCTCGTTATTTTCAGTCGTCTCTGGGGTCGTCAAACTTGGTTTATTTTTCTGATTCTCTTTGGCTTATATTTAACCTTAATTCCCTTTACCTGGCCCAATATTGCCCAAGCTCGCAATCAACCCACAGAAATTCGTGGGGTCTGGCTAACCAATATTGATAGTGATGTTCTGTTTGATAAAAATAGTCTAACTGAAGGCATCAATACCCTCTCTCAGTTAAATTTTAATACGCTTTATCCCACGGTTTGGAATTGGGGTTACACACTTTATCCTTCTACTGTTGCTGAATCTGTCATTGGACAAAAATTAGATCCCACAGAAGGATTACAAGGACGGGATATTCTGCAAGAAACGATAGAACAAGGTCATAAAAAAGGTATGGCTGTAATCCCTTGGTTTGAATTTGGGTTTATGGCTCCTGCTGATTCAGAATTAGCCAAACGCCATGATCAATGGTTAACCAACCGTCAAGATGGTAGCAAAATTTGGTTAGAAGGGAATGTCCATCAACGAGTCTGGTTAAATCCATTTCATCCCGAAGTTCAAGGATTTATTACTCAGTTAATTACAGAACTGGTTACTAATTATGATATCGATGGTATCCAAGTTGATGATCATTTTGGTATCCCCTTTGATTTTGGTTACGATGATTTCACCGTAAAACTCTATCAACAAGAACATAATGGTCAGTTGCCTCCTAAACCGCCAGCAAATTTAAAAATGGGCAGTAATAATTGTATGGTCAATGATGCTGCTTGGACAGAATGGACACAATGGAGAGCTAATAAAATTACTGATTATATGGGAGAATTATTTACAGCGATTAAAGCAGCTAATCCTAAAGTAATTGTTTCGGTTTCTCCTAACCCTCAGACTTTCTCCGCTAATTGTTTTCTTTTAGACTGGCAGACTTGGCAGCAAAAAGGACTGATTGAAGAGTTAGTATTACAAGTATATCGGGAAAACTTAAGGGATTTTCAACGAGAAATTAATAGTCCTGAAGTGCAGCAAGCAAAAGCTAATATTCCCTTTGGCGTTGGGGTTCTTTCTGGGTTAAAAGGTCGTCCGGTTTCCATGAATAAAATTTCTGAGCAAGTCGCTGCAAGCCGTAAACAAAAGTTGGCAGGGGTTTCTTTTTTCTTCTATGAAAGTTTATGGAACTTTGGCCCTAAATCTCCCAAAGAACGACAATTTATGTTTAAACAGATTTTCCCCACTCTTGTTAGTCGTCCCTCCATTAATCCTTAG
- a CDS encoding Uma2 family endonuclease: MDIIISKAVNFQEYLLIDQDTIHLEHYLKTAPNHWLFIEYNNPQDVISLSSINFKFELEDLYDKVDFSVTEE, from the coding sequence ATGGATATAATCATCAGTAAAGCGGTCAATTTTCAAGAATATTTGTTGATTGATCAGGATACAATCCATCTGGAACATTATCTTAAAACTGCACCCAATCACTGGTTATTTATTGAATATAATAACCCTCAAGATGTGATTTCTTTATCCTCAATTAACTTTAAGTTTGAACTTGAAGATCTCTATGACAAAGTTGATTTTTCAGTTACAGAAGAATAA
- a CDS encoding NADP-dependent isocitrate dehydrogenase yields MYEKLTPPTTGSTITFKDGKPIVPNDPIIPFIRGDGTGVDIWPATEKVIDAAIATAYGGSKKINWFKVYAGDEACELYGTYQYLPEDTLTAIKEYGVAIKGPLTTPIGGGIRSLNVALRQIFNLYACVRPCRYYPGTPSPHKFPEKLDVIVYRENTEDIYLGIEWREGSEIGKKLINYLNNELIPATPEHGKKQIRLDSGIGIKPISKTGSQLLVRRAMEHALKLPKAKQMVTLVHKGNIMKYTEGAFRDWGYELATSEFRDVCVTERESWILSNKEKKADLSIEDNARQVEPGYDALTPDKKQEACEEVKTVLAAIWDSHGNGKWKDKIMVNDRIADSIFQQIQTRPDEYSILATMNLNGDYLSDAAAAVVGGLGMGPGANIGDTCAIFEATHGTAPKHAGLDRINPGSVILSGVMMLEYMGWQEAADLIKKGLGNAIANRQVTYDLARLMEPPVDPPLKCSEFAQAIIDHFND; encoded by the coding sequence ATGTACGAAAAACTGACACCCCCTACCACTGGCTCTACAATCACCTTTAAAGACGGTAAACCCATTGTTCCTAATGATCCCATTATTCCCTTCATCCGTGGCGATGGAACAGGGGTTGATATTTGGCCTGCTACCGAAAAAGTGATCGATGCTGCGATCGCAACTGCTTATGGAGGCAGCAAAAAAATCAATTGGTTTAAGGTCTATGCAGGGGATGAAGCTTGTGAGCTTTATGGAACCTATCAATACTTACCTGAAGATACCTTAACCGCCATCAAAGAGTATGGTGTTGCTATCAAAGGCCCCTTAACAACGCCCATTGGTGGGGGTATTCGCTCCCTAAACGTCGCATTACGGCAAATTTTTAATTTATATGCTTGTGTGCGTCCCTGTCGCTATTATCCTGGGACTCCTTCTCCCCATAAGTTCCCTGAAAAATTAGATGTCATTGTTTATCGGGAAAACACCGAAGATATTTATTTAGGAATTGAATGGCGAGAAGGTTCAGAAATTGGGAAAAAACTGATCAATTATTTGAACAATGAACTGATTCCTGCTACCCCTGAACATGGAAAGAAACAAATTCGTTTAGACTCAGGAATTGGCATTAAACCCATTAGTAAAACTGGCTCGCAATTGTTAGTGCGTCGGGCCATGGAACACGCTTTAAAGCTACCTAAAGCGAAGCAAATGGTCACTTTAGTGCATAAAGGCAATATTATGAAATACACTGAAGGAGCCTTTCGTGATTGGGGATACGAACTCGCAACCTCAGAATTTAGAGATGTTTGTGTGACGGAACGAGAATCTTGGATTTTGAGTAATAAAGAAAAAAAAGCTGACCTCAGCATTGAAGATAATGCTCGTCAAGTTGAACCTGGTTATGATGCTCTAACCCCAGATAAGAAACAGGAAGCTTGTGAAGAAGTCAAGACTGTTCTTGCTGCTATTTGGGATAGTCATGGTAATGGAAAATGGAAAGATAAAATTATGGTCAATGACCGTATTGCTGATAGTATTTTCCAACAAATTCAAACCCGTCCTGATGAATATTCCATTCTTGCAACTATGAACTTAAACGGGGATTATTTATCGGATGCTGCGGCCGCTGTTGTGGGTGGTTTAGGAATGGGGCCAGGTGCTAATATTGGGGATACTTGCGCTATTTTTGAAGCAACCCATGGAACTGCCCCTAAACACGCAGGATTAGATAGAATTAATCCTGGATCGGTCATTCTTTCTGGGGTGATGATGTTAGAATATATGGGATGGCAAGAAGCCGCCGATTTGATTAAAAAAGGTCTAGGAAATGCGATCGCCAACCGTCAAGTTACTTATGATTTGGCCCGGTTAATGGAACCTCCCGTTGATCCGCCTTTGAAATGTTCGGAGTTTGCTCAAGCAATTATTGATCATTTTAATGATTAA
- a CDS encoding prohibitin family protein: protein MNRQSPPSLQPLIGGIIAALLVVISFNSFIVVNPGQAGVLSILGKAQDGVLLEGIHFKPPIISTVDVYDLTVQKFEVPAESSTKDLQNLSASFAINFRLDPLQVVDIRRTQGTLQNIVSKIVAPQTQESFKIAAARRTVEQAITQRSELKEDFDNALNSRLEKYGIIVLDTSVIDLNFSPEFSRAVEEKQIAEQRAQRAVYIAQEAEQEAQADINRAKGRAEAQRLLAETLKAQGGELVLQKEAIEAWKQGGAQMPKVLVMSGDNKSSIPFLFNLGDIQTQ, encoded by the coding sequence GTGAATCGTCAATCACCCCCTAGCTTACAACCGTTAATCGGTGGTATCATTGCTGCCTTATTGGTTGTCATCAGTTTTAACTCATTTATTGTGGTTAACCCTGGACAGGCAGGAGTATTAAGCATTTTAGGCAAAGCGCAAGACGGAGTATTATTGGAAGGCATACACTTTAAACCGCCGATTATTTCTACGGTAGACGTGTATGATCTTACTGTACAGAAATTTGAAGTTCCGGCCGAAAGTTCCACCAAAGATTTACAAAATCTTAGTGCAAGTTTTGCCATTAATTTTCGTCTTGATCCCTTGCAAGTTGTTGATATTCGTCGAACCCAAGGAACCCTACAGAATATCGTTTCTAAAATTGTCGCTCCCCAAACCCAAGAATCCTTTAAAATTGCCGCAGCAAGGCGTACAGTAGAACAGGCAATTACCCAAAGGAGTGAACTCAAAGAAGACTTTGACAATGCCTTAAATTCTCGGTTAGAAAAGTACGGAATTATTGTGCTTGACACTAGCGTTATTGATTTGAACTTTTCTCCTGAATTTTCTCGTGCAGTAGAAGAAAAACAAATTGCTGAACAGAGGGCGCAACGTGCTGTTTATATTGCCCAAGAAGCAGAACAGGAAGCACAAGCGGATATTAACCGAGCCAAAGGTAGAGCAGAAGCACAACGTTTATTAGCAGAAACCTTGAAAGCGCAAGGAGGGGAATTAGTGCTACAAAAAGAAGCCATTGAAGCGTGGAAACAAGGAGGCGCACAAATGCCTAAAGTGTTAGTTATGAGCGGGGATAATAAGAGTAGTATTCCTTTCCTATTTAATTTAGGAGATATACAAACTCAGTAA
- the recO gene encoding DNA repair protein RecO, which yields MSRTYQATGIILKGMPLGEADRLVTILSPEWGLIRAVVPGARKPKSQLRGRCELFMVNQLLIAKGRSLDKVTQADTIESYPGLSKDLGKLAAGQYLAELVLSLALIDQPQGELYGLLNEHLRRLEKMSTSESLHGYLAQAVFHLLAIAGIAPQVHRCCLTQNTLNPNFSDPNWRVGFSFEAGGVIDLALRDSLKATLKMPVNQNSPYVLPTLNNQVRATELSLLQQLNYSSLPHPGKLFPPEILNSLFIVPWVEVEHLLRDYAQYQLGRSFRSATLVDSVSSMEF from the coding sequence ATGAGTCGAACCTATCAAGCGACAGGAATTATATTAAAAGGAATGCCTCTCGGAGAAGCCGATCGTCTGGTGACGATTTTATCTCCTGAATGGGGATTAATTCGGGCGGTGGTTCCTGGGGCGAGAAAGCCAAAATCTCAGTTAAGGGGACGCTGTGAATTATTTATGGTCAATCAGTTACTAATTGCCAAAGGGCGATCGCTGGATAAAGTTACCCAAGCAGACACGATTGAATCCTATCCGGGGTTAAGTAAGGATTTAGGAAAACTGGCCGCAGGTCAATATTTAGCGGAATTAGTGTTAAGTTTAGCCTTAATTGATCAACCCCAAGGAGAATTATATGGACTGTTAAATGAACATCTCCGTCGTTTAGAAAAGATGTCTACCTCGGAAAGTTTACATGGTTATTTAGCCCAAGCAGTCTTTCATTTATTGGCGATCGCAGGGATTGCCCCTCAAGTCCATCGCTGTTGTCTAACCCAAAACACCCTTAATCCCAATTTTAGCGATCCTAATTGGCGAGTCGGGTTTAGTTTTGAGGCAGGAGGAGTGATCGATTTAGCCCTTCGAGACAGCCTAAAAGCCACCTTAAAGATGCCTGTAAACCAAAATAGTCCTTATGTGTTACCAACCCTTAATAATCAAGTCAGAGCAACAGAATTAAGCCTCTTACAACAGTTAAATTATTCTTCATTGCCCCATCCAGGCAAACTGTTTCCCCCAGAAATCCTAAACAGTCTTTTTATTGTTCCCTGGGTAGAAGTGGAACATCTCCTCAGAGACTATGCCCAATATCAGTTAGGGCGATCATTTCGGTCAGCAACTTTAGTGGATAGCGTATCTTCGATGGAGTTTTAA